The proteins below are encoded in one region of Bos indicus x Bos taurus breed Angus x Brahman F1 hybrid chromosome 2, Bos_hybrid_MaternalHap_v2.0, whole genome shotgun sequence:
- the NIPA2 gene encoding magnesium transporter NIPA2 isoform X1 gives MSQGHGKYDFYIGLGLAMSSSIFIGGSFILKKKGLLRLARKGSTRAGQGGHAYLKEWLWWAGLLSMGAGEVANFAAYAFAPATLVTPLGALSVLVSAILSSYFLNERLNLHGKIGCLLSILGSTVMVIHAPKEEEIETLNEMSHKLGDPGFVVFATLVVIVSLILIFVVGPRHGQTNILVYITICSVIGAVSVSCAKGLGIAIKELFAGKPVLQHPLTWILLLSLIVCVSTQINYLNRALDIFNTSIVTPIYYVFFTTSVITCSAILFKEWQDMPVDDVIGTLSGFFTIIVGIFLLHAFKDVSFSLSSLPVSFRKDEKAVNGSLSSMYEVLNNNEESLTCGIEQHTAENISRRNGNLTAF, from the exons ATGAGCCAGGGGCATGGAAAGTATGACTTTTATATTGGTCTGGGATTGGCTATGAGCTCCAGTATTTTCATTGGAGGgagtttcattttgaaaaaaaaaggccTTCTACGACTTGCCAGAAAAGGCTCCACGAGAGCAG GTCAAGGTGGCCATGCGTATCTCAAAGAATGGTTATGGTGGGCCGGACTGCTATCAA TGGGAGCTGGCGAGGTGGCCAACTTTGCTGCATATGCATTTGCACCAGCCACCCTAGTGACTCCCTTAGGAGCACTCAGTGTCCTAGTAAG TGCCATTCTTTCTTCATACTTTCTAAATGAAAGACTTAATCTTCATGGAAAAATTGGATGTTTGCTAAGTATTCTGGGATCTACAGTTATGGTTATTCATGCTCCAAAAGAAGAGGAGATTGAGACCTTAAATGAAATGTCTCACAAGCTAGGAGATCCag GTTTTGTGGTCTTTGCAACACTTGTGGTCATTGTGTCCTTGATATTAATCTTTGTGGTGGGACCTCGCCATGGACAGACAAACATTCTTGTGTATATCACAATCTGCTCTGTAATTGGGGCAGTTTCAGTCTCCTGTGCTAAAGGCCTGGGCATTGCTATCAAAGAGCTGTTTGCTGGAAAACCTGTGCTACAACATCCCCTGACCTGGATCCTGCTGCTGAGCCTTATAGTCTGTGTGAGCACACAGATTAACTACCTAAACAGGGCCCTGGACATATTCAACACTTCTATCGTGACTCCAATATATTACGTGTTCTTCACAACATCAGTTATAACTTGTTCAGCTATTCTTTTTAAGGAATGGCAAGATATGCCTGTTGATGATGTCATTGGTACTCTGAGTGGCTTCTTTACAATCATTGTGGGAATATTCTTGTTGCATGCCTTTAAAGACGTCAGCTTTAGTCTCTCAAGTCTGCCTGTGTCTTTTCGGAAAGACGAAAAAGCAGTGAACGGCAGTCTTTCTAGTATGTATGAAGTTCTTAATAATAATGAAGAGAGCTTAACCTGTGGAAtcgaacaacacactgctgaaaaTATCTCCCGAAGAAATGGAAATCTGACAGCTTTTTAG
- the NIPA2 gene encoding magnesium transporter NIPA2 isoform X2 gives MFQENTIVGAGEVANFAAYAFAPATLVTPLGALSVLVSAILSSYFLNERLNLHGKIGCLLSILGSTVMVIHAPKEEEIETLNEMSHKLGDPGFVVFATLVVIVSLILIFVVGPRHGQTNILVYITICSVIGAVSVSCAKGLGIAIKELFAGKPVLQHPLTWILLLSLIVCVSTQINYLNRALDIFNTSIVTPIYYVFFTTSVITCSAILFKEWQDMPVDDVIGTLSGFFTIIVGIFLLHAFKDVSFSLSSLPVSFRKDEKAVNGSLSSMYEVLNNNEESLTCGIEQHTAENISRRNGNLTAF, from the exons ATGTTTCAAGAAAATACTATAG TGGGAGCTGGCGAGGTGGCCAACTTTGCTGCATATGCATTTGCACCAGCCACCCTAGTGACTCCCTTAGGAGCACTCAGTGTCCTAGTAAG TGCCATTCTTTCTTCATACTTTCTAAATGAAAGACTTAATCTTCATGGAAAAATTGGATGTTTGCTAAGTATTCTGGGATCTACAGTTATGGTTATTCATGCTCCAAAAGAAGAGGAGATTGAGACCTTAAATGAAATGTCTCACAAGCTAGGAGATCCag GTTTTGTGGTCTTTGCAACACTTGTGGTCATTGTGTCCTTGATATTAATCTTTGTGGTGGGACCTCGCCATGGACAGACAAACATTCTTGTGTATATCACAATCTGCTCTGTAATTGGGGCAGTTTCAGTCTCCTGTGCTAAAGGCCTGGGCATTGCTATCAAAGAGCTGTTTGCTGGAAAACCTGTGCTACAACATCCCCTGACCTGGATCCTGCTGCTGAGCCTTATAGTCTGTGTGAGCACACAGATTAACTACCTAAACAGGGCCCTGGACATATTCAACACTTCTATCGTGACTCCAATATATTACGTGTTCTTCACAACATCAGTTATAACTTGTTCAGCTATTCTTTTTAAGGAATGGCAAGATATGCCTGTTGATGATGTCATTGGTACTCTGAGTGGCTTCTTTACAATCATTGTGGGAATATTCTTGTTGCATGCCTTTAAAGACGTCAGCTTTAGTCTCTCAAGTCTGCCTGTGTCTTTTCGGAAAGACGAAAAAGCAGTGAACGGCAGTCTTTCTAGTATGTATGAAGTTCTTAATAATAATGAAGAGAGCTTAACCTGTGGAAtcgaacaacacactgctgaaaaTATCTCCCGAAGAAATGGAAATCTGACAGCTTTTTAG